Proteins from a single region of Segatella copri:
- a CDS encoding SPOR domain-containing protein yields MSNDCVIVPGFGGFMAHHVDARYDGRDSMFLPPLRTIGFNPQLQMNDSLLALSYVEAYDISYPEALNCIADEVTEMRQSLENSGKFELNDIGTIILNEDGNYTFEPCEAGILTPELYGLGGLNMLPLAQISAEEVQKTEDSAASIIEMPAKTVENNRTESEVKNQDSNQKMESGLSVNNSVFVNEEEEESNAEFISIKKSWLRNIAAACIALIVFFTYSSPLGTPTVQKSQIDTGMLNRIMPKEINKVAQPQELVLSTESQAEESIPAKSVNMAQDNELQTVSSYYSIVLASRVTKRNAACYAELLQNKGFKEARVLITDNNVKVIYGTYSTEGEAYTALNRLHNYDAFTDGWITKVKE; encoded by the coding sequence TTGAGCAACGATTGCGTGATTGTCCCAGGATTTGGTGGCTTCATGGCTCATCATGTAGATGCGCGTTACGATGGCAGAGACAGCATGTTTTTGCCACCGCTGAGAACTATTGGCTTTAACCCACAGCTCCAGATGAACGATTCTCTCCTTGCACTTTCGTATGTTGAAGCATACGACATCAGCTATCCGGAAGCTTTGAACTGCATTGCTGACGAGGTAACAGAGATGCGCCAGTCTCTGGAGAATTCAGGAAAATTTGAACTGAATGATATTGGCACCATCATATTGAACGAAGACGGAAATTATACCTTCGAACCATGCGAGGCGGGCATTCTTACCCCTGAGTTGTATGGCTTGGGCGGCTTAAACATGCTCCCACTCGCGCAGATTTCTGCAGAAGAGGTTCAGAAGACTGAAGATTCTGCTGCTTCAATCATTGAAATGCCAGCAAAGACAGTAGAAAACAATCGTACAGAAAGCGAAGTCAAGAATCAGGATAGTAACCAGAAGATGGAGAGTGGACTCTCTGTCAACAATTCTGTGTTCGTTAACGAAGAAGAAGAAGAATCAAATGCCGAATTCATCAGCATCAAGAAGAGCTGGTTGCGCAATATTGCAGCAGCCTGCATCGCTCTCATTGTATTCTTCACCTACTCTTCTCCATTGGGAACCCCAACCGTTCAGAAGAGCCAAATCGACACAGGCATGCTGAACCGCATCATGCCTAAGGAGATTAATAAGGTTGCGCAACCTCAAGAACTGGTTCTTAGTACAGAATCACAGGCAGAAGAGAGCATTCCTGCCAAGTCTGTCAACATGGCTCAGGACAACGAATTGCAAACAGTTTCTTCTTACTACAGCATCGTTTTGGCAAGTCGTGTTACCAAGCGCAATGCTGCCTGCTATGCTGAACTCCTCCAAAACAAAGGATTCAAGGAAGCTAGGGTGTTGATTACGGATAATAATGTGAAAGTTATATATGGAACATACTCTACCGAGGGCGAAGCTTATACTGCTCTCAACCGTTTACACAACTATGATGCTTTTACTGACGGCTGGATTACGAAAGTGAAAGAATAG
- a CDS encoding FHA domain-containing protein, with amino-acid sequence MKRVRCPKCDNFITFDETKYQAGQSLVFVCPNCNKQFGIRMGVSKLRETRKEEKLDENANEKGYGSIVVIENVFAYKQVIPLQLGDNIIGRYMKNSGINCPIETVDPSVDMNHCVINVSRDKKGKLKYVLRDGPSYTGTFVDNEILGDRERRVIEDGTLFTIGATSIILRTADSEEEN; translated from the coding sequence ATGAAAAGAGTACGTTGTCCTAAATGCGATAATTTTATCACCTTCGATGAGACCAAGTATCAGGCAGGTCAGAGTCTCGTTTTCGTTTGTCCTAATTGCAATAAGCAGTTTGGCATCCGAATGGGAGTTTCCAAGCTCCGCGAAACCCGAAAGGAGGAAAAACTTGACGAGAATGCCAACGAGAAGGGATACGGTTCTATCGTTGTCATCGAGAACGTATTCGCTTACAAACAGGTCATCCCGCTCCAGTTAGGCGACAACATCATCGGCCGCTACATGAAGAACAGCGGAATCAACTGCCCTATCGAAACCGTAGACCCAAGCGTTGACATGAACCATTGCGTAATTAACGTTAGCCGCGACAAGAAAGGCAAATTGAAATATGTACTCCGTGATGGACCAAGTTATACAGGAACTTTCGTTGACAATGAAATTCTGGGCGACAGAGAACGCCGCGTTATCGAAGACGGAACCCTGTTCACCATCGGAGCAACTTCTATCATTCTACGCACAGCAGACAGTGAAGAAGAAAACTAA
- the hisH gene encoding imidazole glycerol phosphate synthase subunit HisH → MDVAIVKYNAGNIYSVVNAMKRLGIEPVLTDDAEMLQKADCVLFPGQGQAREAMEYLKAHQLDQVIKNLKQPVLGICVGQQLLCRHSEEGDVDCIGIFDVDVKRFQPQKHEDKVPAMGWNEIYDLKTDLYKGFGNRIDSDSDKSTADALLHPYSYFVHSYYVPLCEETIAKAEYILPYSASLHKDNFYTCQFHPEKSGKVGEQILKNFLEIK, encoded by the coding sequence ATGGATGTAGCAATCGTAAAATATAATGCCGGAAATATCTATTCCGTAGTCAACGCCATGAAGCGTTTAGGCATCGAACCTGTACTTACAGATGATGCAGAAATGCTCCAGAAGGCTGACTGCGTCCTTTTCCCAGGACAAGGCCAGGCAAGAGAAGCAATGGAATATCTGAAGGCTCATCAGCTTGATCAAGTAATCAAGAACTTGAAGCAACCCGTCCTGGGCATTTGTGTAGGACAGCAACTCTTGTGCCGCCATTCGGAAGAAGGTGACGTAGATTGCATCGGAATCTTTGATGTAGATGTAAAGCGATTCCAGCCTCAGAAACACGAAGACAAGGTGCCTGCTATGGGATGGAATGAAATCTATGATTTGAAGACTGACCTTTATAAGGGGTTCGGAAACAGAATAGATTCTGACTCAGACAAGTCTACCGCTGATGCGCTGCTTCATCCCTACTCCTATTTCGTACATAGTTATTATGTGCCACTCTGCGAGGAGACCATTGCCAAGGCAGAATACATTCTTCCTTATAGTGCATCGCTCCACAAAGATAATTTCTATACCTGCCAGTTCCATCCGGAAAAGAGCGGAAAGGTGGGAGAACAGATTTTAAAGAACTTTTTAGAGATAAAATAA
- the hisA gene encoding 1-(5-phosphoribosyl)-5-[(5-phosphoribosylamino)methylideneamino]imidazole-4-carboxamide isomerase — MIELIPAIDLINGQCVRLTKGDYDQKKVYNDNPADVAKLFEQMGFKRLHVVDLDGAKSKHIVNDAVLKAITTETSLVVDFGGGIKTEEDIEKAFAAGASMVTVGSIAVTNPDLFMQWLDKYGADRLILGADVRNGKISINGWKEDSSEDLLPFLKKYIDKGVRYVLCTEISKDGTLQGPAIELYKEVMAAYPQLHLIASGGVSCNEDIEALETAGIPAVVFGKAFYEGKIDVKKLVNS, encoded by the coding sequence ATGATAGAATTAATTCCAGCTATCGACTTGATAAATGGCCAGTGTGTTCGTCTTACCAAAGGCGATTACGACCAGAAGAAGGTTTACAATGACAATCCTGCCGATGTTGCAAAACTGTTTGAGCAGATGGGCTTCAAACGCCTTCATGTAGTAGACCTCGATGGAGCCAAGTCAAAGCACATCGTAAATGATGCGGTGTTGAAGGCCATCACCACAGAAACCTCTCTCGTGGTTGATTTCGGTGGCGGAATCAAGACCGAAGAAGATATTGAGAAAGCTTTTGCTGCGGGAGCAAGCATGGTTACAGTGGGCAGCATTGCCGTCACTAATCCGGATCTCTTCATGCAATGGTTGGACAAGTATGGAGCTGACCGCCTGATTCTGGGAGCCGACGTAAGAAACGGAAAGATTTCTATCAACGGATGGAAAGAAGATTCTTCTGAAGATCTCCTTCCTTTCCTGAAAAAGTACATCGATAAAGGAGTACGCTATGTTCTCTGCACAGAAATCAGCAAAGACGGAACGCTGCAGGGACCTGCCATAGAACTCTACAAAGAAGTAATGGCTGCCTATCCTCAACTGCATCTTATCGCCTCAGGCGGAGTGAGTTGCAACGAAGACATCGAAGCATTGGAAACTGCAGGAATTCCTGCCGTAGTATTTGGAAAAGCTTTCTACGAAGGGAAAATCGATGTTAAGAAACTAGTTAATAGTTAA
- the hisF gene encoding imidazole glycerol phosphate synthase subunit HisF, with protein MVKVQSNKGLAKRIVPCLDVKNGETVKGTNFVNLRSAGDPVELGKAYSDAGADELVFLDITASFEERKTFTDMVTRVAAEINIPFTVGGGINELKDVDRLLNAGADKVSINSAAIRHPELIDEIANHYGSQVCVCAIDARLDSDGWHCYVKGGRERVELGLFDWAKEVADRGAGEILFTSMDHDGVKQGFANEALARLAEEVSIPVIASGGAGKMEHFRDAFTQGKADAALAASVFHFGEIAIPDLKKYLREEGINVRI; from the coding sequence ATGGTCAAAGTTCAAAGTAACAAAGGATTAGCTAAACGAATCGTTCCTTGTCTTGATGTAAAGAACGGCGAGACGGTAAAGGGAACCAATTTCGTAAACCTTCGCAGCGCTGGTGACCCGGTAGAACTGGGAAAAGCTTATAGCGATGCTGGAGCCGATGAGCTCGTATTCCTCGATATTACAGCGAGTTTCGAAGAGCGCAAAACCTTTACGGATATGGTAACCCGTGTGGCTGCCGAAATCAATATCCCATTTACTGTGGGAGGTGGAATCAACGAACTCAAGGATGTTGACCGCCTGCTCAACGCAGGAGCAGACAAGGTAAGCATCAACAGTGCTGCCATCCGACATCCGGAGCTCATCGATGAAATTGCCAACCATTATGGCTCACAGGTTTGCGTATGCGCCATTGATGCACGTCTCGATTCTGACGGCTGGCACTGTTATGTAAAAGGCGGAAGAGAACGGGTGGAACTAGGATTGTTTGACTGGGCTAAGGAAGTAGCCGACCGGGGTGCCGGTGAAATTCTCTTTACCAGTATGGATCATGACGGTGTGAAACAGGGATTCGCAAACGAGGCCCTCGCCCGTCTTGCCGAAGAAGTAAGCATTCCTGTCATCGCCTCAGGAGGTGCTGGAAAGATGGAGCATTTCCGCGATGCGTTCACCCAAGGCAAGGCAGATGCTGCCCTGGCAGCCAGCGTGTTCCACTTTGGCGAGATTGCCATTCCTGACCTCAAGAAATACCTGAGAGAAGAAGGAATCAACGTGAGAATATAG
- the hisIE gene encoding bifunctional phosphoribosyl-AMP cyclohydrolase/phosphoribosyl-ATP diphosphatase HisIE, with the protein MEIDFEKLGGLVPAIIQDAVTKNVLMLGFMNQEAYDKTIATKKVTFWSRSRNCLWTKGETSGNFLNLVSIQNDCDNDTLLVKVHPDGPTCHKGTDTCWAEENTLNPILFLSELQDFINKRHEEMPEGSYTTSLFKKGVNKMAQKVGEEAVETIIEATNGNNEKLIYESSDLLYHLIVLLTSKGLRIEDVVKELQMRHDPEWDKKRRVAKSKGEMK; encoded by the coding sequence ATGGAAATAGATTTCGAAAAATTAGGCGGACTGGTTCCTGCCATCATCCAAGACGCAGTTACAAAGAACGTCTTGATGCTTGGTTTCATGAACCAGGAAGCATACGATAAGACAATAGCAACCAAAAAGGTAACATTCTGGAGCCGTTCACGCAACTGCCTCTGGACAAAAGGTGAAACATCAGGCAACTTCCTGAATCTCGTTAGCATTCAGAACGACTGCGATAACGACACCTTGCTGGTTAAGGTTCACCCAGACGGTCCAACCTGCCACAAAGGTACAGACACCTGCTGGGCAGAAGAGAATACACTCAACCCTATCCTCTTCCTCTCAGAGCTTCAGGACTTCATCAACAAGCGCCACGAAGAAATGCCAGAGGGAAGTTACACTACCAGCCTCTTCAAGAAAGGCGTTAATAAAATGGCACAAAAGGTTGGAGAAGAAGCTGTTGAAACCATTATCGAAGCCACAAACGGCAACAACGAGAAACTCATTTACGAGAGTTCAGACCTTCTCTATCACCTCATCGTACTGCTCACAAGCAAAGGCTTGAGAATAGAAGATGTAGTGAAAGAACTTCAGATGCGTCACGATCCGGAATGGGATAAGAAACGCCGCGTTGCCAAGAGCAAGGGCGAAATGAAATAA
- a CDS encoding cell division ATP-binding protein FtsE, whose translation MLIDYQNVSIYQADKCVLQNINFHIDEGEFAYLIGKVGSGKSSLLKTLYCELDLVEGETEKAEILGRDLKTIRRKEIPALRKELGIIFQDFQLLHDRTVRKNFEFVLKATGWKNKKDREKRIEEVLNEVGMIDKIDKMPHELSGGEQQRVAIARAILNNPKIIIADEPTGNLDPETASNIVSLLKDITKQGTAVVMTTHNIPMLDKFPGIVYRCKEGVLYDVTNEYNHIDLTEDGEDN comes from the coding sequence ATGTTAATAGATTATCAGAACGTCAGCATATATCAGGCCGACAAGTGCGTGCTCCAAAACATCAATTTCCATATTGACGAAGGAGAATTCGCCTACCTTATTGGAAAAGTCGGCTCTGGTAAAAGTTCGCTATTAAAGACACTTTATTGCGAACTAGACCTTGTAGAGGGCGAAACCGAAAAAGCAGAAATTCTCGGCAGAGACCTCAAAACTATCAGGCGAAAGGAGATTCCGGCTCTGCGTAAGGAATTGGGAATCATCTTTCAGGATTTCCAGCTGCTACACGACCGCACCGTTCGCAAGAACTTTGAATTCGTACTCAAGGCAACAGGCTGGAAAAACAAAAAAGACCGAGAAAAGCGTATCGAAGAGGTGCTCAACGAAGTAGGCATGATTGATAAAATCGACAAGATGCCTCATGAGCTCTCAGGTGGTGAGCAGCAGCGTGTAGCCATCGCCCGCGCCATTCTCAATAATCCAAAAATCATCATCGCCGATGAGCCTACAGGCAATCTCGACCCAGAGACTGCCAGCAACATCGTGAGTCTGCTGAAAGACATCACCAAACAAGGCACAGCTGTTGTGATGACAACCCATAACATCCCGATGCTCGACAAATTCCCAGGCATCGTTTACCGCTGTAAGGAAGGTGTGCTCTACGACGTAACCAACGAGTACAACCACATCGACCTCACAGAGGATGGAGAAGATAATTAA
- a CDS encoding aspartate kinase yields the protein MKVMKFGGTSVGSPERMKGVASLVTESGEPTFIVLSAMSGTTNSLVEISDYLYKKNPEGANEVINNLEKKYMQHVEELYSTEEMKNTTREFLQGEFNYLRSFTKDLFTSFEEKSIVAQGEMMSTNMVVNYLKEQGVKAVLLNALDFMRTDKNAEPDPQYIKEKLAAIMEQNQGYQIYITQGFICRNAYGEVDNLQRGGSDYTASLIGAALTADEIQIWTDIDGMHNNDPRVVEHTEAVRQLNFEEAAELAYFGAKILHPTCVQPAKYAGIPVRLKNTMDPKADGTIIDNVIVRGKIKAVAAKDNITAIKIKSSRMLLATGFLRKVFEIFESYQTPIDMIATSEVGVSMSIDNDSHLNDIVNELKKYGTVTVDSDMCIICVVGDLDWSNVGFETIATDAMKNIPVRMISYGGSNYNISFLIREKDKKQALQNLSNVLFEKK from the coding sequence ATGAAGGTAATGAAATTCGGAGGTACTTCTGTAGGCTCACCAGAGCGCATGAAGGGAGTAGCCTCATTGGTTACAGAATCAGGTGAACCAACTTTCATCGTATTGTCTGCGATGAGCGGTACAACAAACTCTCTCGTTGAGATCTCTGACTATCTTTACAAAAAGAATCCAGAGGGTGCCAACGAGGTAATCAACAACTTGGAGAAAAAATACATGCAGCATGTAGAAGAACTCTACTCTACCGAGGAGATGAAAAATACGACTCGTGAGTTCTTGCAGGGCGAATTCAACTATCTCCGCTCATTCACCAAAGACCTCTTCACTTCTTTCGAGGAGAAGAGCATCGTGGCTCAGGGCGAGATGATGAGCACCAACATGGTTGTAAACTACTTGAAGGAACAGGGTGTAAAGGCCGTATTGCTCAATGCATTAGACTTTATGCGCACTGACAAGAACGCAGAACCGGATCCTCAGTACATCAAGGAAAAGTTGGCTGCTATCATGGAGCAGAACCAGGGCTATCAGATTTACATCACTCAGGGATTCATCTGCCGCAACGCATACGGCGAGGTTGACAATCTGCAGCGTGGCGGTAGCGACTACACCGCATCTCTTATCGGTGCAGCTCTCACAGCTGACGAAATTCAGATCTGGACCGATATCGACGGAATGCACAACAACGACCCTCGTGTCGTAGAGCACACTGAAGCTGTCCGCCAGTTGAACTTCGAGGAGGCTGCTGAGTTGGCTTACTTCGGTGCCAAGATTCTCCACCCTACCTGTGTTCAGCCAGCTAAGTATGCAGGCATCCCTGTACGCTTGAAGAACACCATGGATCCTAAGGCCGACGGTACAATCATCGACAATGTCATCGTACGCGGCAAGATCAAGGCTGTTGCTGCCAAGGACAACATCACAGCCATCAAAATCAAGAGTAGCCGCATGTTGCTCGCTACAGGTTTCCTACGCAAGGTATTCGAAATCTTCGAGAGCTATCAGACTCCAATTGATATGATTGCCACTTCTGAGGTGGGTGTCAGCATGAGTATTGATAACGATTCTCATCTTAACGACATCGTAAACGAGCTGAAGAAATATGGTACAGTAACTGTAGATTCTGATATGTGCATCATCTGCGTTGTAGGTGATTTGGACTGGAGCAACGTTGGCTTCGAGACCATCGCTACCGATGCGATGAAGAACATTCCTGTACGCATGATTTCTTATGGTGGGTCTAACTACAACATCTCATTCCTCATCAGAGAGAAAGATAAGAAGCAGGCATTGCAGAACTTGAGCAACGTATTGTTCGAGAAGAAGTAA
- the lysA gene encoding diaminopimelate decarboxylase, with product MKGTFPIDKFQEIQTPFYYYDTNVLRQTLKTINEEAGKHEGFEVHYAVKANANPKVLNIICQAGLGADCVSGGEIQAAIKAGFPASKIVYAGVGKSDWEINLGLEKGIFCFNVESIPELEIINELAEKQNKIAQVCFRINPDVGAHTHANITTGLAENKFGIAMRDMEAVIEEAAKMKNIQFLGLHFHIGSQILDMGDFEALCNRINELQNQLEAHHIVVKNINVGGGLGIDYNHPNRQPIPNFKDYFDTYAKKLKLRNGQKLHFELGRAVVGQMGSLITKTLYIKQGTAKQFAIVDAGMTDLIRPALYQAYHKIENISSDEPIETYDVVGPICESSDVFGKAVDINKAHRGDLIALRSAGAYGEIMASQYNCRLLPKGYITEDF from the coding sequence ATGAAAGGTACATTTCCGATAGATAAGTTTCAGGAGATACAGACTCCGTTCTACTATTACGACACCAATGTGTTGCGCCAGACATTGAAAACCATCAATGAAGAGGCTGGCAAGCACGAGGGATTTGAAGTGCACTATGCCGTAAAGGCAAATGCCAACCCTAAGGTGCTCAATATCATCTGTCAGGCTGGTTTAGGAGCCGACTGTGTGAGCGGAGGAGAGATTCAGGCAGCCATCAAAGCCGGTTTTCCAGCCAGCAAGATTGTTTATGCTGGTGTAGGCAAAAGCGATTGGGAAATCAACCTCGGATTGGAGAAAGGCATCTTCTGCTTCAATGTAGAAAGCATTCCGGAGTTGGAAATCATCAATGAGCTGGCTGAAAAACAGAATAAGATAGCGCAGGTTTGTTTCCGCATCAATCCGGATGTCGGCGCCCATACGCACGCTAACATCACAACAGGTCTGGCAGAAAACAAGTTCGGAATTGCCATGCGCGACATGGAAGCCGTAATCGAAGAGGCTGCCAAGATGAAGAACATCCAGTTCCTCGGACTGCACTTCCACATCGGAAGCCAGATTCTCGATATGGGTGATTTCGAGGCACTCTGCAACCGTATCAACGAACTTCAGAACCAGCTTGAAGCACATCACATCGTTGTGAAGAACATCAATGTGGGCGGCGGACTGGGCATTGATTACAATCATCCAAACCGCCAGCCAATCCCTAATTTCAAGGATTATTTCGATACATACGCAAAGAAACTGAAGTTGCGCAATGGTCAGAAGCTTCACTTCGAGTTGGGTCGCGCTGTAGTGGGTCAGATGGGTTCTCTCATCACCAAGACACTCTACATCAAGCAGGGCACAGCCAAGCAGTTTGCCATTGTGGATGCAGGAATGACCGACCTTATCCGTCCAGCTCTCTATCAGGCTTACCATAAGATTGAGAACATCTCAAGCGATGAACCTATAGAAACTTACGACGTAGTAGGTCCTATCTGCGAATCAAGCGATGTCTTCGGCAAGGCTGTCGACATCAACAAAGCCCATCGTGGCGACCTCATCGCCCTCCGCTCAGCCGGAGCCTATGGTGAGATCATGGCGAGCCAGTATAACTGTCGCCTGTTACCAAAGGGTTATATTACAGAAGACTTTTAA